The following proteins are encoded in a genomic region of Blastopirellula marina:
- a CDS encoding thiazole synthase, with the protein MSLAETSTSDAPLVLGTHTLRSRLIVGTGKYDTLDLMRQSLDASGSECVTVAVRRERLYDPTGRNLLDYIDFHRYTLLPNTAGCYNARDAVRTAKLGREILLGLENPGADWVKLEVLADTKTLLPDPVETLLACEQLVELGFQVLCYTTDDPVIAKRLKQVGATAVMPAGSPIGSGQGILNPNNIRICLEYLKGEDPDYPVIVDAGVGTASDVAFAMELGVDGVLLNTAIAHAKDPVRMAHAMRHATEAGRLAYHSGRIPRRLYASASSPEDGVIGRTAT; encoded by the coding sequence ATGAGTCTCGCCGAAACGAGTACCTCCGATGCCCCGCTTGTCTTGGGCACGCATACGCTACGAAGCCGCTTGATTGTCGGTACGGGAAAATACGACACGCTTGATTTGATGCGGCAATCGCTTGATGCATCAGGCAGCGAGTGCGTTACGGTCGCGGTTCGTCGTGAACGCCTTTATGATCCAACCGGTCGCAACTTGTTGGACTACATCGACTTCCACCGCTATACACTGCTGCCTAACACGGCCGGTTGTTACAACGCCCGCGATGCGGTGCGAACCGCCAAGCTCGGTCGCGAGATTCTCCTTGGTCTAGAAAATCCAGGAGCAGATTGGGTCAAGCTGGAAGTGTTGGCCGACACAAAGACATTGCTTCCCGATCCGGTCGAGACCCTGCTGGCATGCGAGCAACTCGTCGAGCTTGGTTTTCAAGTGCTCTGCTATACGACCGATGATCCAGTAATCGCCAAACGCCTGAAGCAAGTCGGTGCGACCGCCGTGATGCCTGCCGGAAGCCCGATTGGCTCGGGGCAGGGGATCTTGAACCCGAACAACATCCGCATCTGTCTTGAATACCTGAAAGGGGAAGATCCCGACTATCCGGTGATTGTCGACGCTGGTGTTGGCACGGCGAGCGACGTGGCATTTGCGATGGAACTTGGCGTGGATGGCGTGCTGCTGAATACAGCAATCGCTCACGCCAAGGATCCGGTTCGGATGGCTCACGCTATGCGTCATGCTACCGAAGCAGGTCGACTCGCCTACCACTCGGGACGAATCCCGCGTCGTTTGTACGCATCGGCAAGCAGCCCGGAAGATGGCGTGATTGGACGCACGGCAACTTAG
- the thiS gene encoding sulfur carrier protein ThiS, giving the protein MKICINEESREVPDGATVADIVETLSINPKFVAVEVNLELIPRDEHATHMLADGDQLEVVTLVGGG; this is encoded by the coding sequence ATGAAGATTTGTATCAACGAAGAGTCACGCGAGGTGCCTGATGGGGCAACTGTGGCCGATATCGTCGAGACCCTCTCGATCAATCCCAAATTCGTGGCCGTCGAAGTCAACTTAGAGCTTATTCCGCGTGACGAGCACGCCACACATATGTTGGCTGACGGGGATCAATTGGAAGTTGTCACCCTCGTAGGAGGTGGTTAA
- a CDS encoding FIST N-terminal domain-containing protein, producing the protein MPKPQPKFAAALSVRDTTEDALAEVIRQALDDLAAPVDLAMVFLSPHHAQHVETVAKELTRLLGTSNVIGCTGESIIGESREAEDTPAISLWLAHLPETTIVPMHLEFQRTADGGSIVGWSDQLPNTWPADAASLVLAEPFSFPTDLLLERINEDHPGMPVIGGMSSGSYQPGENRLIMGDKVLESGGVFVYVQGNVRIRSVVSQGCRPIGDPFVITKAERNVVYELGGHPALQQVEAIFKTLPVKDQQLVSRGLHIGRVVDEYQSDRSQGDFIVRNVVGIEKESGALMIGDYVKPGQTVQFHVRDEFSASAELKQLFAELKKDGCQAASVLTFTCNGRGTKLFSQPHHDATCVTNAFGKIPNAGFFAAGEIGPVAGRNFLHGFTASVAVMEASAE; encoded by the coding sequence ATGCCCAAGCCGCAACCGAAGTTTGCCGCGGCACTATCCGTTCGTGACACCACTGAAGACGCATTGGCAGAGGTCATTCGCCAAGCTCTGGACGATCTCGCTGCGCCGGTTGATCTGGCGATGGTCTTCCTTTCGCCTCACCATGCGCAGCACGTGGAAACGGTCGCCAAAGAGTTGACGCGTCTGCTGGGCACAAGCAACGTCATCGGGTGCACTGGCGAATCGATCATCGGAGAATCTCGCGAAGCGGAAGACACACCGGCAATTAGTTTGTGGCTGGCTCACCTGCCGGAAACGACCATCGTCCCGATGCACTTAGAGTTCCAGCGTACCGCCGACGGAGGAAGTATCGTCGGTTGGTCCGATCAACTTCCCAACACTTGGCCAGCCGATGCGGCATCGCTGGTCTTGGCAGAACCGTTTAGTTTTCCGACGGATTTACTGCTAGAACGAATTAACGAAGACCATCCCGGCATGCCAGTCATCGGTGGCATGTCGAGCGGCAGTTACCAGCCAGGCGAGAATCGCCTGATCATGGGAGACAAAGTTCTCGAGTCGGGCGGGGTATTCGTCTATGTCCAAGGCAACGTTCGTATTCGCTCGGTAGTCTCGCAAGGCTGTCGACCGATTGGCGATCCATTCGTAATTACTAAAGCAGAGCGAAACGTCGTCTACGAGTTGGGTGGCCATCCGGCGCTGCAGCAAGTCGAGGCGATCTTCAAGACCTTGCCGGTTAAAGACCAACAGCTTGTCAGTCGTGGACTTCATATCGGCCGTGTTGTTGACGAATACCAGTCGGATCGCAGTCAGGGCGACTTCATCGTTCGTAACGTCGTGGGCATCGAAAAGGAGTCCGGCGCACTGATGATCGGCGACTACGTAAAGCCAGGGCAGACGGTTCAGTTCCATGTTCGAGACGAGTTCTCCGCGTCGGCCGAACTAAAGCAACTCTTCGCAGAGCTCAAGAAAGACGGCTGCCAGGCTGCCTCCGTGCTTACGTTTACCTGCAACGGACGAGGCACCAAGTTATTCAGTCAGCCGCATCACGACGCGACATGTGTGACCAACGCGTTCGGTAAGATTCCCAACGCAGGCTTCTTCGCCGCTGGCGAAATCGGCCCCGTCGCTGGACGTAATTTTCTGCACGGTTTTACCGCCAGCGTCGCCGTAATGGAAGCGTCTGCGGAATAG
- a CDS encoding AraC family transcriptional regulator — MKKKRTKQIDHVRHPPFADKMPAPIYFRTEHMPARGAYPVMRHPWSEFVYSYSGITEVQAGDDLFLAPPHLGLWIPAGTEHTSFNHNETVHCSLYISRKYCKPMPDELCVVVVTPLVQAILDFLRDNPADNNQSERQRLLRVLVDQLANCQITGSYVPATSNPDLDALLQELRNDPADNRSLDQLAADFDMSKRTLMRHCQLELGMSLTEWRQRLKIVRALPLLQGGHSVESVALDLGYGTSSSFIAMFRRLTGTSPKRFVATKMPQTNEPM, encoded by the coding sequence ATGAAAAAGAAGAGAACGAAGCAGATCGATCACGTTCGACATCCTCCATTTGCCGACAAGATGCCAGCGCCGATTTACTTTCGGACAGAGCACATGCCAGCTCGTGGGGCGTATCCGGTGATGCGTCACCCATGGAGCGAATTTGTTTATTCGTATAGTGGTATCACCGAGGTCCAAGCGGGCGACGATCTTTTCCTGGCACCGCCTCATTTGGGCCTGTGGATTCCCGCAGGGACTGAGCACACCAGCTTTAATCACAACGAGACGGTTCACTGTTCGCTGTACATCTCACGCAAGTACTGCAAGCCGATGCCAGACGAACTTTGCGTAGTGGTCGTTACCCCACTCGTTCAAGCAATACTCGATTTCCTGCGAGATAACCCAGCCGACAATAATCAGTCCGAGCGGCAAAGGCTTCTTCGCGTCTTGGTCGATCAACTGGCCAATTGCCAGATCACCGGCAGCTATGTCCCGGCCACCAGCAATCCTGATTTGGATGCCTTACTACAGGAGCTCAGAAACGACCCCGCAGATAATCGTTCGCTCGATCAGCTTGCTGCAGATTTCGACATGAGCAAAAGAACGCTCATGCGACATTGTCAGTTGGAACTAGGGATGTCTTTAACCGAGTGGCGACAGCGTTTGAAGATTGTCCGCGCCCTGCCACTTCTTCAAGGCGGGCACAGCGTTGAATCGGTCGCATTGGACCTGGGATACGGAACATCGTCGTCGTTCATTGCGATGTTCCGCCGTTTGACGGGTACGAGCCCGAAGCGATTCGTAGCCACAAAAATGCCTCAGACCAACGAGCCGATGTGA